One stretch of Actinacidiphila sp. DG2A-62 DNA includes these proteins:
- a CDS encoding DUF397 domain-containing protein, producing the protein MDRVSNDGIYNGMPANRLGTDGWRKPWSGGNGGSCVEAKKLNDGRVALRQSTDPDGQALIYTNHEITSFIMGAKAGEADFLL; encoded by the coding sequence ATGGATCGCGTCAGCAATGACGGCATATACAACGGCATGCCCGCCAACCGCCTCGGCACCGACGGCTGGCGGAAGCCGTGGAGCGGCGGGAACGGCGGTTCCTGCGTCGAGGCGAAGAAGCTCAACGACGGCCGGGTGGCGCTGCGGCAGTCGACCGACCCCGACGGGCAGGCCCTGATCTACACCAACCACGAGATCACCTCGTTCATCATGGGTGCCAAGGCCGGAGAAGCGGATTTTCTGCTGT